One Peptostreptococcus equinus genomic window carries:
- the rlmD gene encoding 23S rRNA (uracil(1939)-C(5))-methyltransferase RlmD: protein MLEKGKKYRCNIVDIGQGGVGIGKYEGFTVFVDGALLGEIVDVKITKSKKKYAEGVISKIIDKSPFRVDRVCSMKYVNCGGCQIQELDYNKQLEIKTNSVKEDIKRIGGLENIEIKDAIGMENPFRYRNKAQFPIQKNGDKLKIGFYKKKSHDVIDMEKCVIQDEKNDKIVELLREFIEENNISIYDETTGNGLLRHLVTKIAHKTDDVMVVLVATKKEIPNIDKFVNKLVENVEGFKTLVLNVNDKKTNVILGRENINIYGDGRIIDYIGDLKFEISPLSFFQVNPIQTEVLYNKALEFADLKEGDKVFDIYCGIGTISLFLAQKAEKVYGVEIVEDAIKDARKNAKLNGLDNTEFFVGKAEEVVPKLYEQGIRANVVVVDPPRKGCDEKVLDTIVQMNPDRVVYVSCNPSTLARDLKYMNERGYKVEVVQPVDMFPHSVHIETVALLSKLDVDKHIDVEIKLDELDLTSAESKATYAQIKEYILEKFNLKVSTLYIAQIKKKCGIVLREHYNKSKKEKQVIPQCTPEKEEAIMDALRHFKMI from the coding sequence ATGTTAGAAAAAGGAAAAAAATATAGATGTAATATAGTAGATATAGGTCAAGGTGGAGTAGGAATAGGTAAGTACGAAGGTTTCACTGTATTTGTAGATGGAGCATTATTAGGTGAGATAGTAGATGTTAAAATTACTAAATCTAAAAAGAAATATGCAGAAGGAGTAATATCTAAAATAATAGATAAATCTCCATTTAGAGTGGATAGAGTCTGTTCTATGAAATATGTTAACTGTGGTGGATGTCAAATACAAGAATTAGACTACAACAAACAATTAGAGATTAAAACTAATTCTGTAAAAGAAGATATTAAAAGAATAGGTGGACTGGAAAATATAGAGATCAAAGATGCTATTGGTATGGAAAATCCATTTAGATACAGAAATAAAGCACAATTTCCTATACAAAAAAATGGAGATAAGTTAAAAATAGGTTTTTACAAGAAAAAGAGCCATGATGTAATAGATATGGAAAAGTGTGTAATACAAGATGAAAAAAACGATAAAATAGTAGAATTACTAAGAGAATTTATAGAAGAAAATAATATATCAATATATGATGAGACTACTGGAAATGGACTATTAAGACATTTGGTGACCAAAATTGCTCACAAGACAGATGATGTAATGGTAGTATTAGTTGCTACAAAAAAGGAAATACCTAACATAGATAAATTTGTTAACAAACTAGTGGAAAATGTGGAAGGATTTAAGACTTTAGTATTAAATGTGAATGATAAAAAGACTAATGTAATATTGGGAAGAGAAAATATAAATATATATGGTGATGGTAGAATTATAGACTATATAGGAGATTTGAAGTTTGAAATATCACCTTTATCATTTTTCCAAGTAAATCCTATACAGACAGAAGTATTATATAATAAAGCCCTAGAATTTGCCGACCTTAAAGAAGGTGATAAGGTTTTTGATATATATTGTGGAATAGGTACTATTTCTCTATTCTTGGCTCAAAAAGCTGAAAAAGTATATGGTGTAGAAATAGTTGAAGATGCTATAAAAGACGCTAGAAAAAATGCAAAGTTGAACGGACTTGATAATACAGAATTCTTTGTAGGAAAGGCAGAAGAAGTGGTGCCAAAGCTGTATGAACAAGGTATAAGAGCCAATGTAGTAGTTGTAGATCCACCAAGAAAAGGCTGCGATGAAAAGGTATTGGATACTATAGTTCAAATGAATCCAGATAGAGTGGTGTATGTAAGCTGTAATCCAAGTACTTTGGCTAGAGATTTGAAGTATATGAATGAGAGAGGATATAAGGTGGAAGTAGTGCAACCTGTAGATATGTTTCCTCATAGTGTGCATATTGAGACAGTAGCATTATTGTCCAAACTCGATGTCGATAAGCATATAGATGTTGAAATTAAGCTGGATGAGCTTGATTTGACAAGTGCTGAAAGTAAAGCAACCTATGCACAAATCAAAGAGTATATATTGGAAAAATTTAATTTAAAGGTTTCGACACTTTATATTGCACAGATTAAAAAGAAGTGTGGAATTGTACTGAGGGAGCATTATAATAAATCAAAAAAAGAGAAACAGGTTATTCCACAATGCACACCGGAAAAAGAGGAAGCTATTATGGATGCTTTAAGGCATTTTAAAATGATTTAG
- a CDS encoding CD1845 family protein, with product MRWILKIILFPISLVLSILTAFLTFLVGIGTTILYLLMLMCIVAAIGSFVQKDVSLGIEALVLSFLLSPYGIPMVGAAVIAFLEGINRKIRSV from the coding sequence ATGAGATGGATATTAAAAATAATTTTGTTTCCAATTAGCTTGGTGTTAAGTATCCTCACTGCATTTCTAACATTCCTGGTCGGCATAGGAACAACTATTCTTTATCTTTTGATGCTGATGTGTATAGTTGCTGCGATAGGCTCATTTGTACAAAAAGATGTATCACTTGGTATAGAAGCTTTGGTATTAAGTTTTTTATTAAGCCCATACGGAATACCGATGGTTGGAGCAGCAGTTATAGCGTTCTTAGAAGGTATAAATAGAAAAATAAGGTCAGTTTAA
- a CDS encoding AbrB/MazE/SpoVT family DNA-binding domain-containing protein — MKDIFMDTAKVMSKGQVTIPKRIRELLNLENGDYVTFVVNKERVEIQNSNVFIEENIKK; from the coding sequence ATGAAAGATATATTTATGGATACTGCTAAAGTTATGTCAAAAGGACAGGTTACTATTCCAAAGAGGATTAGAGAACTTTTGAATTTAGAAAATGGGGATTATGTTACTTTTGTAGTTAATAAAGAAAGAGTTGAAATTCAAAATTCCAATGTTTTTATCGAAGAAAACATTAAGAAATAA
- a CDS encoding helix-turn-helix domain-containing protein, with product MTIDEIKKLIQVGEKIDVEFKESKNALTKDVFDTVCSFNNRNGGHILLGVNDKREIVGVSKDRVDKVIKEFTTAINNSQKMYPPLYLLPEVFDVDNKKVIYIRVPEGYQVCRHNGRIWDRSYEGDINITDHSELVYKLYARKQGSYFVNKVYPNLDIDFLDASVIDKAKKMAVSRNKNHVWENMSNEEILRSANLILTDPETKREGITLAAILLFGKDNSIMSVLPQHKTDAIFRVENKDRYDDRDVVITNLIDSYDRLIEFGQKHLNDLFVLDGIVNVNARDRILREIVSNTLAHRDYSSGFSAKMIIDDERITVENSNLAHGMGALDLQKFEPFAKNPSISKVFREIGLADELGSGMRNTYKYTQLYSGQNPLFEEGDIFRTIIPLKKIATQKVGGDNVAHDVAQGVVHDVAHDKIALAEFIKEKVRSNDRITRKAIADEAGVSVKTIERTIKEIDNLKYVGSGNNGHWELNE from the coding sequence ATGACGATAGATGAAATAAAGAAGTTAATTCAAGTCGGAGAAAAGATAGATGTCGAATTTAAAGAATCAAAAAATGCTTTAACCAAAGATGTCTTTGATACAGTATGCTCTTTCAATAATAGAAATGGAGGACATATTTTACTTGGAGTAAATGATAAAAGAGAGATTGTTGGCGTTAGTAAAGATAGGGTAGATAAAGTGATTAAGGAATTTACTACGGCAATCAATAATTCGCAAAAAATGTATCCGCCACTTTATTTACTACCAGAAGTCTTTGATGTTGACAATAAAAAAGTAATCTATATAAGAGTGCCAGAAGGTTATCAGGTGTGCAGACACAATGGAAGAATTTGGGACAGATCTTATGAAGGGGACATCAATATCACAGATCATTCTGAACTTGTATATAAGTTATATGCAAGAAAACAAGGAAGCTATTTTGTAAATAAAGTATATCCGAATCTTGATATTGATTTTCTTGATGCTTCTGTCATTGATAAAGCTAAGAAAATGGCTGTTTCCCGAAATAAAAATCATGTTTGGGAAAATATGAGTAATGAGGAGATTCTTAGAAGTGCCAATTTGATACTGACAGATCCGGAAACAAAACGTGAAGGAATCACATTAGCTGCTATTTTGCTATTTGGAAAAGACAACTCTATTATGTCAGTTCTTCCACAACACAAAACAGATGCAATATTCAGGGTTGAAAATAAGGATAGATATGATGATAGAGATGTTGTCATAACAAATCTGATTGACAGCTATGACAGGCTGATAGAATTTGGACAAAAGCATTTGAATGATTTATTTGTCTTGGACGGGATTGTCAATGTCAATGCAAGAGACAGGATACTCAGAGAAATAGTTTCCAATACGCTGGCTCATAGAGATTATTCAAGTGGTTTTTCTGCAAAGATGATTATTGACGATGAGAGGATTACGGTTGAAAACAGCAACTTGGCTCATGGGATGGGAGCTTTGGATTTACAAAAGTTTGAACCTTTTGCTAAAAATCCCTCTATATCTAAAGTTTTTAGAGAAATAGGTCTTGCTGATGAATTAGGCTCAGGAATGAGAAATACTTACAAGTACACACAGCTTTATTCAGGACAAAATCCGTTATTTGAGGAGGGAGATATATTCAGAACTATTATTCCCCTAAAGAAGATAGCGACACAAAAGGTTGGGGGCGACAATGTCGCTCACGATGTCGCTCAGGGTGTCGTTCACGATGTCGCTCACGATAAGATAGCCCTCGCAGAGTTTATTAAAGAAAAAGTGAGAAGCAATGATAGGATTACAAGAAAGGCTATTGCAGATGAAGCTGGAGTTAGCGTAAAGACTATCGAAAGAACTATAAAAGAGATAGATAATCTGAAATATGTAGGTAGTGGTAATAATGGACATTGGGAACTTAATGAGTAA
- a CDS encoding group II intron maturase-specific domain-containing protein produces the protein MGNLQRMTKIKQLIHGWVNYFKLADMKKFLAETDELMRRRIRAVYWKQWKKVRTRIRELINYGLEKWKALEIANTRKGSWRASIVLNKSLTNKIIAAKGFETFSSYYAKCKVN, from the coding sequence ATGGGAAATCTGCAGAGGATGACTAAGATTAAGCAGCTTATACATGGATGGGTAAACTACTTTAAGCTTGCAGATATGAAGAAGTTTCTGGCAGAAACTGATGAACTGATGCGAAGAAGAATAAGAGCAGTATACTGGAAACAATGGAAGAAGGTAAGGACAAGAATCAGAGAGCTGATAAACTATGGACTTGAAAAATGGAAAGCGCTGGAAATAGCGAATACCAGAAAAGGTTCATGGAGAGCTTCTATTGTTCTGAACAAATCACTAACTAATAAAATAATAGCTGCAAAAGGCTTTGAAACCTTCAGCAGCTATTATGCAAAATGTAAAGTAAACTAG
- a CDS encoding aromatic ring-hydroxylating oxygenase subunit alpha, which translates to MIKDQWYAVLSSSEVNKNQLVGVRRLGMDLVFYRDNNGEVSCLMDMCSHRGAALSKGKVVNNCTIQCPFHGLEFNGEGECQFIPANGINNQGDLTRYNVSFFKLIEKHGIIYIWYGDKDKSSDDIPFHDEIDKSFVFSEFKDHWNTHYSRAIENQLDVVHLPFVHHNTIGAGCKTLINGPKVIVSEDKKTILTSAHNEVDEGQAPKKSKDCKIKSTFLKFKFPNVWLNNITDKIKVLIFFAPIDDENTILYLRFYNKITGIKLINRFIGFFGKYANLIIERQDKRVVETQRPKASSLKSNENLIYGDKPIIEYRKLRDSLQNS; encoded by the coding sequence ATGATAAAAGATCAATGGTATGCCGTGCTTTCTTCAAGTGAAGTCAATAAGAATCAATTGGTTGGCGTTAGAAGACTTGGAATGGACCTTGTTTTCTATAGGGATAATAATGGAGAAGTTTCTTGTTTAATGGATATGTGTAGTCATAGAGGTGCTGCTCTTTCTAAAGGTAAGGTTGTAAATAATTGTACCATTCAATGCCCTTTTCATGGCTTAGAGTTTAATGGTGAAGGTGAATGTCAATTTATCCCTGCCAATGGGATTAACAATCAAGGTGATTTAACTAGATATAATGTAAGTTTTTTTAAGCTCATAGAAAAGCATGGCATTATTTACATCTGGTACGGTGATAAAGATAAATCTAGCGATGATATTCCTTTCCACGATGAAATAGACAAGTCTTTTGTTTTTTCAGAGTTCAAAGACCATTGGAATACACATTATTCAAGAGCTATTGAAAATCAACTTGATGTCGTCCATCTACCTTTTGTTCACCATAACACGATAGGTGCTGGATGTAAAACACTTATCAACGGACCTAAGGTTATCGTATCGGAAGACAAAAAAACCATTCTTACAAGTGCACATAATGAAGTAGATGAGGGACAAGCACCTAAAAAATCCAAGGACTGTAAAATTAAATCGACTTTTTTAAAATTTAAGTTTCCAAATGTATGGCTAAATAATATTACAGATAAAATCAAGGTTTTAATATTTTTTGCTCCAATTGATGATGAAAATACAATTTTATATCTTCGTTTCTACAATAAGATCACAGGCATTAAATTAATTAATAGATTTATTGGATTTTTTGGAAAATATGCCAATTTAATTATTGAAAGGCAGGACAAAAGGGTTGTTGAAACTCAAAGACCTAAGGCTTCTTCTTTAAAATCAAATGAAAATTTAATATACGGTGATAAACCCATTATTGAATATAGAAAATTAAGAGATTCTCTTCAGAATTCCTAA